The proteins below are encoded in one region of Dethiobacter alkaliphilus AHT 1:
- a CDS encoding nitroreductase family protein, with translation MELKAAIEKQRSIRKFKEDKLPGETIVELLEAARQAPSGTNLQPWRFMAVTSQEKRERLAKCTYNVNFIAQAPLIMVCCVDKSSVDTKGQRVKELRESGAFAGTDLEKMTGKDYAKKRPRDDAANLAYLSLNAAIAIEHMVLRAVDLGLGSCWVMLFSQRRVKELLELPESLHVVALLPVGYSAQDPKPRPRLAIDEIYLGEV, from the coding sequence TTGGAACTAAAAGCGGCAATTGAAAAGCAACGGAGTATTCGTAAATTTAAAGAGGATAAGCTGCCGGGTGAAACCATTGTGGAATTGTTGGAAGCTGCGCGTCAGGCGCCGTCAGGGACAAACCTTCAGCCCTGGCGCTTTATGGCTGTTACCAGCCAGGAGAAGAGAGAGCGGTTAGCCAAATGTACGTATAATGTAAACTTCATTGCGCAGGCGCCCCTGATAATGGTCTGCTGTGTGGATAAGAGCTCTGTGGACACCAAGGGGCAGAGGGTTAAAGAATTACGGGAAAGCGGGGCATTTGCAGGCACTGATTTGGAGAAGATGACCGGCAAGGATTACGCTAAAAAAAGACCGCGGGATGATGCGGCAAACCTTGCGTATCTTAGTCTCAATGCGGCTATTGCTATTGAGCACATGGTATTAAGAGCCGTTGATTTGGGGCTTGGCAGCTGCTGGGTAATGTTGTTTAGTCAGCGTCGTGTCAAAGAGCTGCTGGAGCTGCCTGAATCACTGCATGTGGTGGCGCTGCTGCCTGTTGGATATTCGGCGCAGGATCCAAAACCGCGGCCACGTCTGGCAATTGATGAGATTTATCTGGGAGAGGTTTAG